A genomic region of Trifolium pratense cultivar HEN17-A07 linkage group LG3, ARS_RC_1.1, whole genome shotgun sequence contains the following coding sequences:
- the LOC123916953 gene encoding vacuolar protein sorting-associated protein 9A-like produces MTKLFSRTFASFSEDEKIDNEISEKISFLQTFLKPQHLDIPQVLHNEASWLLAEKELQKMNAFKAPQEKLSSIMNCCRIINNLLLNAAMSEHVPAGADDFLPVLIYVTIKANPPMLHSNLKFIKLYRRQSKLISEAEYYFTNLVSAKTFIIDLNAKSLSMDKIKFEECMQEAKLAKKVTSELHSTCQMKQQEKNECSFSNKMHNTLDTKDFHVMQHGSNYPYMEAKSKDLEMGDVDILLHQYKDLVAKYTILCKAINCLSVSEKEPLLHQLEMQGAGSINNKNTNDQTTSHQDKSQ; encoded by the exons atgacCAAATTGTTCTCCCGGACATTTGCTAGTTTTTCTGAGGATGAAAAGATTGACAATGAAATCTCAGAGAAAATAAGCTTTCTCCAAACCTTTTTAAAGCCTCAACATTTGGATATACCACAAGTTCTTCATAATGAAGCCTCATGGCTG CTTGCAGAGAAAGAATTGCAGAAAATGAATGCATTCAAAGCTCcacaagagaaactctcaagCATTATGAATTGTTGCAGGATTATCAACAATCTGTTGCTCAATGCTGCAATGTCTGAGCATGTACCGGCTGGCGCGGACGACTTTCTCCCTGTGCTCATATATGTTACCATCAAG GCAAATCCTCCAATGTTGCATTCAAACCTCAAATTCATCAAGTTGTATAGAAGGCAAAGTAAACTCATATCTGAAGCTGAATATTATTTCACAAATCTTGTGTCAGCCAAAACATTTATAATTGACTTGAATGCTAAATCTCTCTCAATGgataaaatcaaatttgaagAATGCATGCAAGAAGCCAAATTGGCCAAGAAAGTCACAAGTGAATTACACTCTACATGTCAAATGAAACAGCAAGAGAAGAATGAGTGCAGTTTCTCAAACAAAATGCATAACACACTTGATACTAAAG ATTTTCATGTTATGCAACATGGATCAAATTATCCATACATGGAAGCAAAGAGCAAAGATCTAGAAATGGGAGATGTGGACATATTACTACATCAATATAAGGATTTAGTTGCCAAATACACAATCCTATGCAAAGCTATCAATTGCCTTTCAGTGTCAGAGAAAGAACCATTGCTTCATCAGCTAGAAATGCAAGGAGCAGGaagtatcaacaacaaaaacacaaatgaCCAAACCACCTCACATCAAGATAAATCACAATAA
- the LOC123913906 gene encoding mitochondrial intermediate peptidase, mitochondrial isoform X1: MLWSSVTLAVARNKTVQVFRHNLTLLLRRRRNFSTTGLYGISHLKSPKGFQSFVDEAIQRSGELVSYISTKPSASEIMRAMDEISDTVCSVVDSAELCRQTHPNREFVEEADKASMKINEYLHYLNTSHDLYDAMKKAEQECHMLSEETQRGIKSLRVDMERGGIHLCPEKLDRVNKLDIEISHLCREYTENIVIDPGTVDIYPSSRIPKNLHHLVKPIYQSEPLITKDLSGPKGTSNERGFRITTDPRTLDSVLQLSSDDEVRKLVYIRGNSVPHANVDVLKRLISARDEQAQIMGCGSYAELAVKPNMASSPKVVMSFLLEMSKMVQAKSTEELNLLTKFKREKCGHSGGDLRPWDEAYYTTLMKSSLYKLDSSVVSSYFSLSNCIEGLKVLVKSLFGVTCHRIPLAPGESWDPQVLKLCLHHPEEGDLGYLYLDLYSRKGKYPGCAHFAIKGGRRISQTEYQLPIVALVCNFSGSRNPSAVRLNHWEVETLFHEFGHALHSLLSRTDYQHFSGTRTVLDFAEIPSNLFEYYAWDYRVLKTFARHYSTGEVIPRKLFESMLGAKNMFAATDLQRQIFYALVDQTLFGEQALPLGDSSSVVAELKRKHTNLEHIEGTHWEARFSHLLNYGAGYYSYLYAKCFAATIWKKLCQEDPLSPIAGSALRTKFLQHGGARAPAVILNDLVPDGIYRYYDGGIIPDISSLCEEMELGEEH; the protein is encoded by the exons ATGTTGTGGAGTTCTGTTACTCTCGCGGTTGCTCGGAACAAAACCGTCCAAGTTTTCCGGCACAATCTCACTCTCCTCCTCCGCCGCCGCCGCAACTTCTCCACTACAGGTCTCTATGGTATCTCTCATTTGAAATCCCCAAAAGGTTTCCAATCTTTCGTAGATGAAGCCATTCAAAG GTCTGGAGAACTTGTCAGTTACATTTCTACGAAGCCATCAGCTTCCGAAATCATGCGAGCAATGGATGAAATTTCTGACACT GTTTGTTCTGTTGTTGACTCTGCTGAATTGTGTAGGCAAACCCATCCAAAcag AGAATTTGTTGAGGAGGCTGACAAGGCATCGATGAAAATTAATGAATATCTACAT TATCTAAACACAAGCCATGATCTCTATGACGCGATGAAGAAAGCCGAGCAAGAATGTCATATGCTTTCTGAAGAAACTCAAAGGGGAATTAAAAGCTTACGTGTTGACATGGAAAGGGGTGGAATTCATCTTTGCCCTG AGAAATTAGATCGAGTGAACAAACTAGATATTGAAATTTCTCACCTATGCAGAGA GTACACTGAAAATATTGTCATAGACCCAGGAACTGTTGATATATATCCTTCATCTCGCATCCCCAAAAATTTGCATCATCTTGTCAAGCCTATCTATCAATCAGAACCTTTAATAACTAAGGATTTATCAGGGCCCAAAGGCACCTCTAACGAGAGAGGATTTCGAATTACAACAGACCCACGAACACTTGATTCTGTGCTGCAGTTGTCATCGGATGATGAG GTTAGGAAACTGGTATATATACGAGGAAATTCTGTTCCACATGCAAATGTTGATGTCCTCAAGAGGCTTATATCTGCTCGAGATGAGCAAGCTCAG ATAATGGGGTGTGGATCTTATGCGGAACTTGCTGTTAAGCCCAACATGGCTTCATCACCGAAAGTTGTGATGTCATTTTTACTTGAAATGAGCAAGATGGTCCAGGCAAAGTCTACAGAG GAGCTCAACCTACTTACAAAATTCAAGAGAGAAAAATGTGGTCATAGTGGCGGAGATTTAAGGCCGTGGGATGAAGCCTATTACACAACATTGATGAAGTCCTCTCTTTATAAATTGGATTCCTCG GTTGtatcatcatatttttctttgtcAAACTGTATTGAGGGTTTGAAAGTACTGGTGAAGTCATTGTTTGGTGTAACCTGTCACAGAATCCCTCTTGCACCTGGTGAATCTTGGGATCCACAAGTGCTTAAACTGTGTCTTCATCATCCTGAGGAG GGTGACTTGGGATATCTCTACCTCGATTTGTACTCAAGAAAGGGAAAGTATCCTGGTTGTGCTCATTTTGCAATTAAAGGGGGTCGCAGGATTTCTCAAACAGAATACCAACTTCCT ATTGTAGCTCTTGTTTGTAATTTTTCAGGTTCACGGAATCCATCAGCTGTAAGGCTTAATCATTGGGAAGTGGAAACCCTATTTCATGAGTTTGGGCATGCTCTTCATTCACTTCTTTCGAGAACG GACTACCAACATTTTTCAGGCACAAGAACGGTTCTTGATTTTGCAGAAATACCATCCAACCTCTTTGA ATACTATGCATGGGATTATCGAGTTTTGAAAACCTTTGCTAGACACTATTCAACAGGTGAAGTAATCCCACGAAAACTGTTCGAGTCAATGCTGGGTGCCAAAAATATGTTTGCCGCAACTGATCTGCAACGTCAG ATCTTCTATGCCCTAGTTGACCAGACACTATTTGGGGAGCAGGCACTCCCTCTTGGTGATAGTAGTTCTGTTGTTGCAGAACTGAAAAGAAAACATACCAATCTGGAACATATAGAAGGCACACACTGGGAGGCCCGATTTAGTCATCTCCTTAATTATGGTGCAG GGTATTATAGCTATTTGTATGCCAAATGTTTTGCTGCAACCATATGGAAGAAGTTGTGCCAGGAGGATCCGTTATCACCGATTGCAGGCAGTGCTCTAAGAACAAAGTTCTTGCAGCATGGAGGAGCCAGAGCACCTGCTGTTATATTAAATGATCTAGTACCGGATGGTATATATAGGTATTATGATGGAGGGATAATCCCTGATATTTCAAGTCTCTGCGAGGAAATGGAACTCGGGGAAGAACATTAG
- the LOC123913906 gene encoding mitochondrial intermediate peptidase, mitochondrial isoform X2: MKKAEQECHMLSEETQRGIKSLRVDMERGGIHLCPEKLDRVNKLDIEISHLCREYTENIVIDPGTVDIYPSSRIPKNLHHLVKPIYQSEPLITKDLSGPKGTSNERGFRITTDPRTLDSVLQLSSDDEVRKLVYIRGNSVPHANVDVLKRLISARDEQAQIMGCGSYAELAVKPNMASSPKVVMSFLLEMSKMVQAKSTEELNLLTKFKREKCGHSGGDLRPWDEAYYTTLMKSSLYKLDSSVVSSYFSLSNCIEGLKVLVKSLFGVTCHRIPLAPGESWDPQVLKLCLHHPEEGDLGYLYLDLYSRKGKYPGCAHFAIKGGRRISQTEYQLPIVALVCNFSGSRNPSAVRLNHWEVETLFHEFGHALHSLLSRTDYQHFSGTRTVLDFAEIPSNLFEYYAWDYRVLKTFARHYSTGEVIPRKLFESMLGAKNMFAATDLQRQIFYALVDQTLFGEQALPLGDSSSVVAELKRKHTNLEHIEGTHWEARFSHLLNYGAGYYSYLYAKCFAATIWKKLCQEDPLSPIAGSALRTKFLQHGGARAPAVILNDLVPDGIYRYYDGGIIPDISSLCEEMELGEEH; the protein is encoded by the exons ATGAAGAAAGCCGAGCAAGAATGTCATATGCTTTCTGAAGAAACTCAAAGGGGAATTAAAAGCTTACGTGTTGACATGGAAAGGGGTGGAATTCATCTTTGCCCTG AGAAATTAGATCGAGTGAACAAACTAGATATTGAAATTTCTCACCTATGCAGAGA GTACACTGAAAATATTGTCATAGACCCAGGAACTGTTGATATATATCCTTCATCTCGCATCCCCAAAAATTTGCATCATCTTGTCAAGCCTATCTATCAATCAGAACCTTTAATAACTAAGGATTTATCAGGGCCCAAAGGCACCTCTAACGAGAGAGGATTTCGAATTACAACAGACCCACGAACACTTGATTCTGTGCTGCAGTTGTCATCGGATGATGAG GTTAGGAAACTGGTATATATACGAGGAAATTCTGTTCCACATGCAAATGTTGATGTCCTCAAGAGGCTTATATCTGCTCGAGATGAGCAAGCTCAG ATAATGGGGTGTGGATCTTATGCGGAACTTGCTGTTAAGCCCAACATGGCTTCATCACCGAAAGTTGTGATGTCATTTTTACTTGAAATGAGCAAGATGGTCCAGGCAAAGTCTACAGAG GAGCTCAACCTACTTACAAAATTCAAGAGAGAAAAATGTGGTCATAGTGGCGGAGATTTAAGGCCGTGGGATGAAGCCTATTACACAACATTGATGAAGTCCTCTCTTTATAAATTGGATTCCTCG GTTGtatcatcatatttttctttgtcAAACTGTATTGAGGGTTTGAAAGTACTGGTGAAGTCATTGTTTGGTGTAACCTGTCACAGAATCCCTCTTGCACCTGGTGAATCTTGGGATCCACAAGTGCTTAAACTGTGTCTTCATCATCCTGAGGAG GGTGACTTGGGATATCTCTACCTCGATTTGTACTCAAGAAAGGGAAAGTATCCTGGTTGTGCTCATTTTGCAATTAAAGGGGGTCGCAGGATTTCTCAAACAGAATACCAACTTCCT ATTGTAGCTCTTGTTTGTAATTTTTCAGGTTCACGGAATCCATCAGCTGTAAGGCTTAATCATTGGGAAGTGGAAACCCTATTTCATGAGTTTGGGCATGCTCTTCATTCACTTCTTTCGAGAACG GACTACCAACATTTTTCAGGCACAAGAACGGTTCTTGATTTTGCAGAAATACCATCCAACCTCTTTGA ATACTATGCATGGGATTATCGAGTTTTGAAAACCTTTGCTAGACACTATTCAACAGGTGAAGTAATCCCACGAAAACTGTTCGAGTCAATGCTGGGTGCCAAAAATATGTTTGCCGCAACTGATCTGCAACGTCAG ATCTTCTATGCCCTAGTTGACCAGACACTATTTGGGGAGCAGGCACTCCCTCTTGGTGATAGTAGTTCTGTTGTTGCAGAACTGAAAAGAAAACATACCAATCTGGAACATATAGAAGGCACACACTGGGAGGCCCGATTTAGTCATCTCCTTAATTATGGTGCAG GGTATTATAGCTATTTGTATGCCAAATGTTTTGCTGCAACCATATGGAAGAAGTTGTGCCAGGAGGATCCGTTATCACCGATTGCAGGCAGTGCTCTAAGAACAAAGTTCTTGCAGCATGGAGGAGCCAGAGCACCTGCTGTTATATTAAATGATCTAGTACCGGATGGTATATATAGGTATTATGATGGAGGGATAATCCCTGATATTTCAAGTCTCTGCGAGGAAATGGAACTCGGGGAAGAACATTAG
- the LOC123913907 gene encoding pentatricopeptide repeat-containing protein At4g33990-like, whose protein sequence is MSRKLLSSLLRSCTTHSTISQCHAQTILQSLLPNVILQTDILLAYTKLGLMAHARKLFDKMPQRNMHSWNIMIASYTHSSLYFDAVTVFQAFKQCGSLPDHYTLPPLFKISIGIGEPCFGRMCHGLVVKLGYEEIVVVTNSVLEFYIKCGTVSQALSVFSNHNAHRDSVTWNLMISGFGKAGLYSDAVHCFREMLKHQSGYELDYMTLPSVLSACGKEGDLLKVKEVHGFIVRNFGFHADAPIGNALIDNYGKCGSLKDSENVFKTVGCVNLVTWTTMISCYGMHGKGEESVFLFEKMMDEGFRPNAVTLTAILASCSHSGLLDQGKKIFSSMISDYGFEPTAEHYACMVDLLGRCGYLEEALRLLKRMKSSSVTGSMWGALLAGCVMHKNVEIGEVAAHQLFQLEPNNTSNYVALCGIYQSLGMARGVSTVRAKMRGLSLVKTPGCSWINIAGRAHKFYQGDLSHPLSHMIFQILYVISNTQLSTNDLGVGYLLHDDDTFVMA, encoded by the exons ATGTCACGTAAACTATTATCATCACTACTTCGAAGTTGCACAACACATTCCACTATCTCACAATGCCACGCCCAAACTATCCTCCAATCTCTACTTCCAAACGTCATTCTTCAAACCGACATCTTACTAGCATACACTAAATTAGGCCTAATGGCTCATGCTCGTAAACTGTTTGACAAAATGCCACAAAGAAATATGCATTCTTGGAACATCATGATTGCTTCTTACACTCACAGTTCACTGTATTTCGATGCTGTAACTGTTTTTCAAGCCTTTAAACAATGCGGCTCATTGCCTGATCATTATACCTTGCCACCATTATTTAAAATTTCGATAGGAATAGGCGAACCTTGTTTTGGACGGATGTGTCATGGTTTAGTTGTAAAGCTTGGGTATGAAGAAATTGTTGTTGTAACTAACTCTGTACTTGAGTTTTATATCAAATGTGGGACCGTGTCTCAGGCTTTGTCTGTGTTCTCCAATCATAATGCTCATCG GGATTCAGTGACATGGAATTTGATGATATCTGGGTTTGGAAAGGCTGGCCTGTATTCTGATGCTGTCCATTGTTTCAGAGAAATGTTGAAGCATCAAAGTGGATACGAGTTAGATTACATGACACTCCCTAGCGTTTTGAGTGCTTGTGGGAAGGAAGGGGATTTGTTGAAAGTGAAAGAAGTGCATGGTTTTATTGTTAGGAACTTTGGTTTTCATGCTGATGCTCCCATTGGGAATGCATTGATTGATAATTATGGAAAATGTGGTAGCTTGAAGGACTCAGAAAATGTCTTCAAGACCGTGGGCTGTGTAAATTTGGTAACATGGACGACTATGATATCTTGTTATGGGATGCATGGAAAGGGGGAGGAATCAGTTTTTCTGTTTGAGAAGATGATGGATGAGGGGTTTAGACCAAATGCTGTTACTCTCACAGCTATTTTAGCTAGTTGTAGCCACTCTGGTTTATTGGATCAAGGCAAGAAGATTTTCAGCTCAATGATTTCAGATTATGGATTTGAGCCCACTGCTGAGCATTATGCCTGTATGGTGGATCTTTTAGGCCGCTGCGGGTATCTTGAGGAAGCGCTTCGGTTGTTGAAAAGAATGAAGTCATCATCAGTGACAGGAAGCATGTGGGGTGCCCTTCTTGCCGGTTGTGTCATGCACAAGAATGTCGAAATTGGAGAAGTTGCAGCGCATCAGCTTTTTCAATTAGAGCCCAACAATACTAGCAATTATGTAGCTTTGTGTGGAATCTATCAGTCTCTTGGTATGGCTCGTGGTGTTTCAACTGTTAGAGCAAAGATGAGGGGTTTAAGTTTGGTTAAAACTCCTGGCTGTAGCTGGATAAATATTGCAGGAAGGGCTCATAAATTTTACCAAGGGGACCTTTCTCATCCACTTTCTCATATGATTTTCCAGATACTATATGTAATTAGCAATACTCAGTTATCGACTAATGATTTGGGAGTAGGATATTTGCTACATGATGATGATACCTTTGTTATGGCTTAG
- the LOC123919033 gene encoding trigger factor-like: MHTVSQTFILNLTPQMIRYRQRVEDFVSCSSNCRHFCLSLKHRHGGAMRIFNREQSKCLRTAAVLSGAETSSTHFEEFSVSTADTNDVGELKLSFEVFGNKTQRTFDYVFQKMVEAAQPIPGFRRVKGGKTPNIPKDILLEVLGPSNVFKQVIEEIINSTVAEYVEKESLKVKSNLRVEQSLEDLETTFEEGETFNFDVVLQLQK, translated from the exons ATGCATACAGTATCTCAAACCTTCATCTTAAATCTAACTCCTCAG ATGATCAGATATAGGCAGAGAGTAGAAGATTTTGTTTCGTGTAGCTCGAATTGTAGACATTTCTGTCTTTCATTGAAGCATAGACACGGCGGCGCAATGAGGATTTTTAATAG gGAACAAAGTAAATGTCTTCGTACTGCTGCTGTATTATCAG gcGCTGAAACTTCTTCTACTCATTTTGAGGAGTTCTCTGTCTCTACTGCTGACACCAATGATGTCGGAGAACTAAAG TTAAGCTTCGAGGTGTTTGGGAACAAAACACAGAGGACCTTTGATTACGTGTTTCAGAAAATGGTTGAAGCTGCACAACCAATTCCAGGATTTCGTAGAGTAAAAGGAG GAAAAACGCCAAAT ATACCGAAAGACATTTTATTAGAGGTTCTAGGACCTTCCAATGTTTTTAAGCAAGTTATCGAGGAAATAATCAACTCAACTGTAGCTGAGTATGTAGAGAAG GAGAGTCTAAAAGTCAAGAGTAACTTGAGAGTTGAACAAAGCCTTGAAGATCTTGAAACTACATTTGAGGAGGGAGAAACGTTTAACTTTGATGTTGTACTTCAGcttcaaaagtag
- the LOC123916275 gene encoding protein FAM136A-like, with translation MDHFAAAEEQLASQRLRQKLEEVNAAAQTNLAPVQDHVNYTLQKAYFKCAYECFDRSRRQDEITNCVENCSIPLSNVQQTFENEMAQFQEKLNRSLMVCQDKYEGAKLQKKSGAMNDMISCADQAIQDNIKMLPLLANKLKTSFGIRDDNSSL, from the exons ATGGATCATTTTGCAGCAGCTGAAGAGCAGTTAGCTTCACAGAGACTTAGGCAGAAACTTGAGGAAGTGAATGCAGCTGCTCAAACTAATCTTGCTCCTGTTCAAGACCATGTCAATTATACTCTCCAG AAAGCCTATTTTAAATGCGCATATGAGTGCTTTGATAGAAGCCGAAGGCAGGACGAGATAACCAATTGTGTTGAAAATTGCAGTATTCCTCTTTCTAATGTTCAACAGACGTTTGAGAATGAGATGGCGCAGTTTCAG GAGAAGCTCAATAGATCTCTAATGGTTTGTCAAGATAAGTATGAAGGAGCTAAGCTTCAAAAGAAATCCGGAGCGATGAATGACATGATTTCCTGTGCTGACCAAGCAATTCAAGACAACATCAAGATGTTGCCGCTTCTTGCTAACAAGTTGAAAACTTCCTTTGGTATTCGCGACGACAACAGTTCTCTCTAG